In Pedobacter sp. SL55, the following proteins share a genomic window:
- a CDS encoding tyrosine-protein phosphatase, whose amino-acid sequence MAWLGLDMHNHILPGIDDGVQDVQEAVYFIKTLNNLGLDHFICTPHIYEGLYPNTPQTISTALQLLKNSEEISSMNVNITAAAEHMVDDAFKITPNLVPLANGYLLVEVPYSTEVRNLEQIIFDLQIAGLKVILAHPERYLFYYNQVDKFARLKERGVFFQLNLLSIAGYYGKEIKAFATHILKKGWYDFAGTDLHHTKHLEQIKNMVTSGALYKAIGHYPFKNKELILSYQL is encoded by the coding sequence ATGGCATGGTTGGGGCTAGATATGCACAACCATATTTTACCCGGAATAGACGACGGTGTACAAGATGTACAGGAAGCAGTTTATTTTATTAAAACGTTGAACAATTTAGGTTTAGACCATTTCATTTGTACGCCCCACATTTACGAAGGGCTATATCCAAATACACCGCAAACCATATCTACGGCTTTACAATTATTAAAAAATTCAGAAGAAATATCTTCGATGAATGTAAACATCACCGCCGCTGCAGAGCACATGGTAGATGATGCTTTTAAAATCACTCCAAATTTAGTGCCTTTAGCTAATGGTTACCTTTTGGTAGAAGTACCCTACTCTACCGAAGTACGAAATTTAGAACAAATCATTTTCGATCTTCAAATTGCTGGTTTAAAGGTTATTTTAGCCCATCCAGAAAGATATTTGTTCTACTATAACCAAGTAGATAAATTTGCCAGATTGAAAGAAAGGGGCGTTTTTTTTCAACTGAACCTACTCTCTATAGCTGGCTATTACGGCAAAGAAATTAAGGCATTTGCAACGCATATCTTAAAAAAAGGTTGGTATGATTTTGCAGGAACAGACCTACATCATACAAAGCACCTAGAGCAAATTAAAAACATGGTAACAAGTGGTGCACTTTATAAAGCTATAGGTCATTATCCGTTTAAAAACAAAGAACTTATTCTATCGTATCAGCTTTAA
- a CDS encoding polysaccharide biosynthesis/export family protein, giving the protein MIYRNKLKFSYTILCLVGFLMMSSCISNKRIVYLQKNKNDNALNEDVLIKYNIPVYRLQYNDIVDVQIKTSIPEMNAVFGLRNPDETVNMSNQAGVMQSGGDAYYMTGYTLNQQGEIKLPFIGKLAIGGLTLEETESKITERLGAYFKKATEETLYVKVKLGGIRFSTFGEFNKPGRYVILQERLTIFEAIANSGDMTLLAKRSKVLLLRQYPEGTKIHVLNLNERDIIKSPYYFIQPNDQLYAEPMKVRQYGAGANTGQTIQILVTILSAAALIVGLTK; this is encoded by the coding sequence ATGATCTATAGAAATAAACTTAAATTTTCATACACCATTTTATGCCTTGTTGGTTTTTTAATGATGTCTTCTTGTATTTCTAATAAACGTATTGTTTACCTACAAAAAAACAAGAATGATAATGCGCTAAACGAGGATGTTTTAATTAAATACAACATTCCCGTATATCGTTTGCAGTATAATGATATTGTAGACGTACAGATTAAAACTTCTATACCAGAAATGAACGCTGTTTTTGGATTAAGAAACCCCGATGAAACTGTAAATATGAGCAACCAAGCAGGGGTAATGCAATCTGGTGGTGATGCTTATTATATGACCGGTTATACCCTTAACCAGCAGGGCGAAATTAAATTGCCGTTTATAGGTAAGCTGGCTATTGGTGGCCTAACGTTAGAAGAAACTGAATCTAAAATTACGGAAAGATTAGGCGCTTATTTTAAAAAGGCTACCGAAGAAACCTTATACGTAAAGGTAAAATTAGGAGGGATTAGGTTTAGTACTTTTGGCGAATTTAACAAGCCTGGCAGGTATGTGATACTGCAAGAAAGATTAACCATTTTTGAAGCCATTGCCAACTCTGGCGATATGACTTTACTGGCTAAAAGAAGCAAAGTGCTGTTGCTAAGACAATATCCAGAGGGTACAAAAATACACGTGCTTAACCTTAACGAGAGGGATATCATTAAATCTCCCTATTATTTTATACAGCCTAACGATCAGTTATATGCCGAGCCTATGAAGGTTAGACAATATGGCGCAGGTGCAAATACCGGGCAGACGATACAGATTTTAGTGACCATTTTAAGTGCCGCCGCATTAATCGTCGGGTTAACCAAGTAA
- a CDS encoding nucleotide sugar dehydrogenase: MLTSKNPKIAIIGLGYVGLPLAIAFAQKYNVLGFDIDEERVDELTQGKDRTQEANLAVLNEVILSKKTGAKGLSFSCNQQELKDYNVFIVTVPTPIDEFKAPDLSPLLSASKMLGNVLKPDDVVIYESTVYPGCTEEDCVPVLEKISGLKFNTDFYCGYSPERINPGDKINTLTKIKKVTSGSTPEIAQFVDDLYASIITAGTHKAPSIKVAEASKAIENAQRDVNISFVNELALIFDRMGIDTNDVIEAAGTKWNFLKYKPGLVGGHCIGVDPYYLAHKAQALGYHPQVILSGRRVNDNMGNFVADKVVKLMIQKDLKIKGAKALIMGITFKEDCPDVRNTRIVDIYHELKQFGLEVDVYDPLADPIEVEKEYGIKILSTRKQNLVYDAVIVAVAHNEFLGFNFNEIVSEQGVIFDTKACLDRNLVDARL; this comes from the coding sequence ATGTTAACGAGCAAAAATCCTAAAATTGCCATTATAGGCCTTGGTTATGTTGGGCTTCCACTAGCCATTGCATTCGCCCAAAAATACAACGTACTAGGTTTTGATATTGATGAAGAACGTGTAGATGAACTTACCCAAGGCAAAGATAGAACCCAAGAAGCTAACCTAGCGGTACTTAACGAGGTTATTCTTTCGAAAAAAACAGGTGCTAAAGGCTTATCTTTTTCTTGTAACCAACAAGAGCTAAAAGATTACAATGTTTTTATTGTTACCGTACCTACCCCAATAGACGAATTTAAAGCCCCAGATCTTAGTCCTTTGCTTAGTGCCTCTAAAATGTTGGGGAACGTTTTGAAGCCTGATGATGTGGTAATTTACGAATCTACTGTATATCCGGGCTGTACCGAAGAAGATTGTGTGCCCGTACTAGAAAAAATATCGGGCCTAAAATTTAACACCGATTTTTATTGTGGCTACTCTCCAGAACGTATTAACCCCGGCGACAAAATAAATACACTAACGAAAATAAAAAAAGTAACCTCGGGCTCTACACCAGAAATTGCACAATTTGTAGACGATTTGTATGCTTCTATCATTACCGCTGGTACGCACAAAGCTCCAAGTATAAAAGTTGCCGAAGCCTCTAAAGCTATTGAGAATGCTCAAAGAGATGTGAACATTTCGTTCGTTAACGAGCTGGCCTTAATTTTCGACAGAATGGGCATAGATACCAATGATGTGATTGAAGCTGCCGGTACAAAGTGGAATTTTCTAAAGTACAAGCCAGGCCTAGTTGGTGGGCACTGCATAGGTGTAGATCCGTATTATTTGGCGCACAAAGCACAAGCATTAGGCTACCACCCTCAGGTTATACTCTCTGGCAGAAGAGTGAACGACAATATGGGCAATTTTGTAGCCGATAAAGTGGTAAAATTAATGATCCAAAAAGACTTGAAAATAAAAGGTGCAAAGGCATTAATTATGGGTATCACTTTTAAAGAAGATTGCCCTGATGTAAGAAACACCCGCATTGTAGACATTTACCACGAATTAAAACAGTTTGGTCTTGAGGTAGACGTTTACGACCCTTTGGCAGACCCTATAGAGGTAGAAAAAGAATACGGCATTAAAATATTGAGTACCAGAAAACAAAATTTGGTATACGATGCCGTAATTGTAGCGGTAGCACACAACGAGTTTCTTGGTTTTAATTTTAATGAAATAGTTAGTGAACAAGGAGTTATTTTTGATACCAAAGCTTGTTTAGACAGAAATTTAGTTGACGCCCGACTTTAA
- a CDS encoding PAS domain-containing protein codes for MNLHYKSMFLSQRVYGKELDHALPSIPNENTILNAIDAFSFGFLKLNFDGKVRYWSPAAEKLTGYTAEEILNKNIFGSIPEIDLVKFHKMWHQLTYEKRELQFREYYWAAQSWFQFYAYPAEDHILIYFKDIGKKIALRKKLALKIGQFREISVFNSHEIRKSLANLIGLSDMLRDDITKEELREFVGYINRSAKDLEHIITNRDFLVKDNSEALLPKLEIFDIKSLLHEIKDEFAKKTAHQFHFRCTSGKIYADRQNIATCIRLTLQHACAKASDKQPIQLSTFLKDGIFYISINNVENIISAEELTQLHGAIISKTNRRHPLQKVALLCQKHHGSIWLSSNIAKGTTHTIAIPINSFSSFKIAKPPQANLPAINEMLVQFDFSNRCIKLKWIGHFDENSRKKNFYRLIEILKNNSFSKIISDETAVIGGNTAAVNWMANYGFPLLVKFGLKHYAWIVSKNEFALLSASQIAKTLKKHQIISMFHKNHLATKWIYKQD; via the coding sequence GTGAACTTACATTACAAATCTATGTTTCTCTCTCAACGGGTTTACGGTAAGGAGTTAGATCATGCGCTTCCCTCGATACCAAATGAGAATACGATACTAAACGCCATCGATGCGTTTTCATTTGGCTTTTTAAAATTAAATTTTGATGGTAAGGTACGTTATTGGAGTCCTGCGGCAGAAAAGCTTACCGGTTACACAGCAGAAGAAATATTAAACAAAAATATTTTTGGTTCTATACCAGAAATAGACTTGGTAAAATTCCATAAGATGTGGCACCAACTCACTTACGAAAAGCGTGAGTTACAGTTTCGGGAATATTACTGGGCAGCACAAAGTTGGTTTCAGTTCTACGCCTACCCTGCCGAAGACCATATCTTGATTTACTTTAAGGATATCGGCAAAAAAATTGCACTTAGAAAAAAATTAGCTTTAAAAATTGGCCAGTTCAGAGAGATTTCCGTATTTAACTCTCATGAAATCAGAAAATCATTGGCCAATTTGATAGGCCTTTCGGATATGCTAAGGGATGATATTACCAAAGAGGAATTACGGGAATTTGTAGGATACATTAATCGTTCGGCCAAAGACCTAGAGCACATCATTACCAATAGAGATTTTTTAGTTAAAGACAATAGCGAAGCCTTATTGCCTAAGTTAGAGATTTTCGATATCAAATCATTATTGCACGAAATTAAAGACGAGTTTGCAAAAAAAACAGCACACCAATTTCATTTTAGATGTACATCTGGAAAAATATACGCCGATAGGCAAAACATAGCAACCTGCATTAGACTAACGCTACAACATGCCTGCGCCAAAGCCTCTGATAAACAACCTATTCAATTAAGTACATTCTTAAAAGATGGTATTTTCTATATTTCTATAAACAACGTCGAAAACATTATCTCAGCCGAAGAGCTTACGCAGTTACATGGAGCAATTATCAGCAAAACAAATAGAAGGCATCCGTTACAAAAAGTAGCCCTACTCTGCCAAAAACATCACGGAAGTATTTGGCTCAGTTCAAACATTGCCAAAGGCACCACCCATACCATCGCCATCCCAATCAATAGTTTTTCATCTTTTAAAATTGCTAAACCACCTCAAGCAAATTTACCCGCAATAAACGAAATGCTGGTACAATTTGATTTTAGCAATCGCTGTATCAAACTAAAATGGATAGGACATTTTGATGAAAATAGTAGAAAGAAGAACTTTTACAGACTTATAGAAATCCTAAAGAACAACTCCTTTTCAAAAATAATTAGCGATGAAACAGCTGTAATAGGTGGAAACACGGCTGCTGTAAATTGGATGGCTAACTACGGTTTTCCTTTGTTAGTAAAATTTGGATTAAAGCATTACGCCTGGATTGTTTCGAAAAACGAGTTTGCGCTACTTAGTGCTTCCCAAATAGCAAAAACATTAAAAAAACATCAAATCATCAGCATGTTCCACAAAAACCACTTGGCCACTAAGTGGATTTACAAACAAGATTAA